A stretch of Paludisphaera borealis DNA encodes these proteins:
- a CDS encoding M56 family metallopeptidase produces the protein MISIEILNAWGEAWTGAMGRALLDSSGLLVVVLVVWLPLRRRISAQLAHGMFCLVLLRLAVPQALPWPSWLPAPSVRRVVERTAAWAWQPGDKVVEPPVATALIPPPVEPTDFELPTTGDLVASPTEAPPTAVAGAVRDASPPVRASSSTLSPRAWLMIAWGAISLVLLGRFGRSALATRALIRDALPVDPEWMPVDVGALEAAVGVRRPVQWAVSPRLRTPAVGGLFRPTVVLPPDLEDGLTQQQLRWVLLHELAHVRRGDLWVVMAQRLVQSVFFFHPAVHVANWVIDQLREYACDDEALAASQAPRRDCGEGFLTVAGRSVESEPASASVLGLFESRMVIRRRLVRILDPDREVHARLSIRSSIALFAAAAVVVAFGRTPEASARPRDRLDLASNRPGATIEPEPAAYRPGEIWHREAAPAAARSSVLAMAYSADGSLLATAGEGSLIVLRDVRSGQVVSRLSGHADAVSCLAFSADGKTLASGGYDATVRLWDVAGGRSLAVLKGHANWIFGLAFAPDGETVASAGHDKSIRLWSVPDGRERAVLLGSTGSVRALAFSADGRTIASGGADRIVTLWDVAEETPRGRLEGHRGTIRALAFAPGGSGSGLRLASAGEDGEVRFWEAEAGRVGPIATLAGHPDMVVCLAFSPGGSMLATGGLDATVKLWNPTDGRERATLRGHHDGVSALAFAPGARQLATAGFDGVVRLWEPSPPAFSPAACWNVAGPTRGLGFSADGRALSTLGSGGIEHWDVVTGLARASSTVSKAVLDHPNGPFAVSLSGRLGAFGALDGTIRLVEIDSGRSTTELKGHKGAVVAVSFAGDERGLASVGSDGRVLLWDCKAGRGLRELDRVEGVVSSLDFSPDGVRLAAGTDRGVIVWGAEGRMTLPPDVATTRASALAFAPDGKTLAIAGTDGELRLIDFPIDGRRSYKNGVCETLAFSPDGRTLASALNNGEIALRDVRSGREIGVLRGHQGAVAELAYAPDGRSIASAGVDGAVKIWNLNARRLTARESLKPEPACPWAVVYSADGSTLAVAEGRADVPGVVTLWDVDARRPRLTLEGHARGVVAVALSPDGATVASGSFDQTVRLWDARTGAIRYVIDGLDGVVTELAFSPDGSLLATAGESGWVTLWATESGEESVRLDGFRGRVQSVGFSPDGRLVAAGGGVGDAGPNARGEVKVWTIADGKALDGFTGHTRPVVAVEFSPDGATLATGGLDETLRLWKVGDGRSRLTLSGLPGRVLSLAFAPDGRSFGWSGRNDGLVAVHETSTGAEIARLVGHSATVRDLAFSPDGSTLATAGADRSVKFWDVPKPRN, from the coding sequence ATGATTTCGATCGAGATCCTGAACGCCTGGGGCGAGGCCTGGACCGGGGCGATGGGCCGGGCGCTCCTCGATTCCTCGGGGCTGCTGGTGGTCGTGCTGGTGGTCTGGCTCCCCTTGCGTCGGCGGATCTCGGCGCAGCTCGCTCATGGGATGTTCTGCCTGGTTCTGCTCCGTCTGGCGGTGCCGCAAGCGTTGCCCTGGCCGTCCTGGCTGCCGGCGCCTTCGGTCCGTCGCGTGGTCGAACGGACCGCGGCCTGGGCGTGGCAGCCGGGCGACAAGGTCGTCGAGCCGCCCGTGGCCACGGCGCTGATCCCGCCGCCGGTCGAGCCGACGGACTTCGAGTTGCCGACGACGGGCGACCTGGTCGCGAGCCCCACCGAAGCGCCGCCGACCGCCGTGGCGGGGGCGGTTCGAGACGCTTCGCCGCCGGTCCGAGCGTCGTCGTCGACCCTCTCGCCGCGCGCCTGGCTGATGATCGCCTGGGGAGCGATTTCGCTGGTGCTGCTCGGTCGTTTCGGCAGGTCGGCGCTGGCGACCCGGGCTCTGATTCGGGATGCGCTGCCGGTCGATCCTGAGTGGATGCCGGTGGACGTCGGGGCGCTCGAAGCGGCGGTGGGCGTTCGCAGGCCGGTGCAGTGGGCGGTCAGTCCCCGTCTCCGCACGCCGGCCGTCGGCGGTTTGTTCCGGCCGACGGTCGTGCTCCCGCCGGATCTTGAGGACGGCCTGACCCAGCAACAGTTACGTTGGGTCTTGCTCCACGAACTCGCGCATGTTCGACGCGGCGACCTTTGGGTGGTGATGGCCCAGCGCCTCGTGCAATCGGTTTTCTTCTTTCATCCGGCCGTTCACGTGGCCAACTGGGTGATCGACCAGCTTCGCGAGTACGCGTGCGACGACGAGGCCCTGGCGGCGAGCCAGGCGCCGCGCCGCGACTGCGGCGAAGGGTTTCTGACGGTCGCCGGCCGATCGGTCGAGTCCGAGCCGGCATCCGCGTCGGTGCTCGGGCTGTTCGAGTCGCGGATGGTGATCCGTCGCCGGCTGGTGCGGATTCTCGATCCGGATCGCGAGGTCCATGCGCGGCTGTCGATCCGGTCTTCGATCGCTCTGTTCGCGGCCGCCGCGGTGGTCGTCGCCTTCGGGCGAACTCCGGAAGCCTCGGCGCGGCCGAGAGATCGGCTCGACCTGGCGTCGAACCGGCCGGGCGCGACGATCGAGCCCGAGCCCGCGGCGTACCGCCCCGGCGAGATCTGGCACCGCGAGGCTGCTCCGGCCGCCGCGAGGTCGTCGGTGCTGGCGATGGCGTACTCGGCCGACGGCTCCTTGCTGGCCACGGCGGGCGAAGGATCTCTGATCGTGCTTCGCGACGTCCGCTCGGGCCAGGTCGTCAGCCGGCTCAGCGGTCACGCCGACGCGGTCTCGTGCCTCGCGTTTTCAGCCGACGGCAAGACGCTCGCCTCGGGCGGTTACGATGCGACCGTCCGCCTCTGGGACGTCGCCGGCGGTCGCTCGCTCGCCGTTCTGAAGGGGCACGCCAACTGGATCTTCGGCCTGGCGTTCGCGCCCGACGGGGAGACGGTCGCCTCGGCGGGGCATGACAAGTCGATTCGGCTCTGGAGCGTGCCTGACGGCCGCGAACGCGCGGTGCTTCTGGGTTCCACCGGATCGGTTCGCGCCCTCGCCTTTTCCGCCGACGGCCGGACGATCGCCTCGGGGGGCGCCGACCGAATCGTGACGCTCTGGGACGTGGCCGAGGAGACCCCTCGCGGTCGCCTGGAAGGTCATCGCGGGACGATTCGCGCCCTCGCCTTCGCGCCGGGCGGTTCCGGGTCGGGCTTGAGGCTCGCCTCGGCCGGTGAGGACGGCGAGGTTCGCTTCTGGGAGGCCGAGGCGGGGCGAGTGGGACCGATCGCGACGCTGGCGGGTCATCCCGACATGGTCGTCTGCCTCGCGTTCTCGCCCGGCGGCTCGATGCTGGCGACCGGGGGGCTCGACGCGACCGTCAAACTCTGGAATCCGACCGACGGCCGCGAGCGGGCCACGCTGCGGGGCCACCACGACGGCGTTTCGGCTCTGGCGTTCGCCCCCGGAGCCCGGCAGTTGGCAACCGCCGGATTCGACGGCGTCGTTCGGCTCTGGGAGCCGTCGCCGCCGGCTTTCTCGCCGGCCGCCTGCTGGAACGTCGCCGGTCCGACTCGCGGTCTCGGCTTCTCCGCCGACGGCCGCGCGCTGTCCACCCTGGGTTCCGGCGGGATCGAACATTGGGACGTCGTCACCGGCCTGGCGCGAGCTTCGTCGACCGTCTCCAAGGCGGTGCTCGATCACCCGAACGGTCCGTTCGCCGTCTCACTCAGCGGTCGACTCGGCGCTTTCGGCGCGCTCGACGGCACGATCCGGCTCGTCGAGATCGATTCCGGCCGGTCGACGACCGAACTCAAGGGGCACAAGGGCGCGGTCGTGGCGGTTTCCTTCGCCGGCGACGAGCGCGGGCTCGCCTCGGTGGGAAGCGACGGCCGGGTGCTGCTCTGGGATTGCAAGGCCGGGCGCGGGCTACGCGAACTCGACCGGGTCGAGGGGGTGGTCTCGTCGCTCGACTTCTCGCCCGACGGCGTCCGACTCGCCGCCGGCACCGATCGCGGCGTGATCGTCTGGGGGGCCGAGGGCCGCATGACTCTCCCGCCCGACGTCGCGACGACGCGCGCCTCGGCGCTCGCTTTCGCGCCCGACGGCAAGACGCTCGCCATCGCCGGAACCGACGGCGAACTGCGCCTGATCGATTTCCCGATCGACGGCCGTCGATCTTACAAGAACGGCGTCTGCGAAACCCTGGCGTTCTCTCCCGACGGCCGGACGCTCGCATCGGCCCTGAACAACGGTGAGATCGCCTTGCGGGACGTTCGCTCCGGCCGAGAAATCGGCGTCCTCCGCGGTCATCAGGGGGCGGTCGCCGAGTTGGCCTACGCCCCCGACGGCCGCTCGATCGCATCGGCCGGGGTCGACGGCGCGGTGAAGATCTGGAACCTCAACGCACGACGACTCACGGCGCGGGAATCGCTCAAGCCCGAGCCCGCGTGCCCGTGGGCCGTCGTCTATTCGGCCGACGGCTCCACGCTGGCGGTGGCCGAGGGACGCGCCGACGTCCCCGGCGTCGTGACGCTCTGGGACGTTGACGCGCGTCGCCCCCGGTTGACTCTCGAAGGCCACGCGCGAGGCGTCGTCGCCGTGGCGCTTTCTCCCGACGGCGCCACCGTCGCCTCGGGCTCGTTCGATCAGACCGTCCGGCTCTGGGACGCCCGAACGGGGGCGATTCGTTATGTGATCGACGGCCTGGACGGCGTCGTGACCGAGCTTGCGTTCTCGCCCGACGGGTCGCTGCTGGCCACCGCCGGCGAGTCGGGCTGGGTCACGCTCTGGGCCACCGAATCGGGCGAGGAATCGGTCCGACTCGACGGCTTTCGGGGGCGGGTGCAGTCGGTCGGTTTCTCTCCCGACGGCCGCCTCGTCGCGGCGGGCGGGGGCGTCGGCGACGCAGGCCCGAACGCCCGGGGAGAGGTCAAGGTCTGGACGATCGCTGACGGGAAGGCCCTCGACGGCTTCACCGGCCACACCCGCCCGGTCGTCGCGGTCGAGTTCTCGCCGGACGGAGCGACGCTCGCCACGGGCGGCCTTGATGAAACCCTGCGTCTCTGGAAGGTCGGCGACGGCCGTTCGCGGCTGACCTTGTCGGGACTTCCCGGGCGCGTCCTTTCACTGGCGTTCGCTCCCGACGGCCGATCCTTCGGGTGGTCGGGACGGAACGACGGCCTCGTCGCCGTTCACGAGACTTCGACCGGCGCCGAGATCGCTCGCCTGGTCGGCCACTCCGCGACGGTTCGCGACCTGGCGTTCTCGCCCGACGGCTCAACCCTCGCGACCGCCGGCGCCGACCGTTCCGTGAAGTTCTGGGATGTTCCTAAACCGAGG